The Corynebacterium vitaeruminis DSM 20294 genome window below encodes:
- a CDS encoding bifunctional copper resistance protein CopD/cytochrome c oxidase assembly protein: MPDTQTSAAGKARASWPLYAGFALVAGFVAAVLGWIFAGDSLAALGIPDPGILTTAGYPFLRGVGWLLVALSVGSFLTSAFFISPASDDLPHARLTVDGVLAARTGSLAALGFGLIELLMVPMALSDVSGQPLSEALKPSSWSIAIGQVSAAQAALASAIIALVFGLVSLGLRSWMWQPVWLVFAILQVAPLGLEGHSASGGDHDYGTNSLLLHLLFAFLWVGGLIGLIAHGRRLGPNLAVGVRRYSTLALVSIIAMALTGIINAAIRVRVEDLFTVAYGRVIVAKFLLTVLLGVFGFAHRQRTIPQLEKKPRLFIRVAVVEVIVMAATMGVAVSLGRTPPPPPRDITLSQMVLDMGYEVTKAPTVTSVWTVWRYDLMFTTFGIVLTGLYLWGLYRLREQGKSWPWWRTFWFLLGSVGLAVSMSSGVGLYMPAQFSMHMVTHMVLSMVIPVFLVIGAPLTLALETIAPGEPGKPGMREWIEAFLHSKSLRFIMHPAANTIQFITIFYLLYITPWYSLMVSEHAGHLIMNWVFLTSGYIYYWEMIGGDPKPVENSVMKRLAWLVFSMPFHLYFGVYLMQLSQILAEDFYSNLNLPYPVDLMHDQNVGGGIAWASGSFPLIVVFGTLFLQWLKEDKEEIEEFDRREEETGIDEMDAYNEMLARMNSGEMDNVSEYHNQRFER; this comes from the coding sequence ATGCCTGACACTCAAACTAGCGCGGCCGGAAAGGCGCGCGCGTCGTGGCCCCTGTACGCGGGCTTCGCGCTCGTCGCGGGGTTCGTCGCGGCGGTCCTCGGCTGGATCTTCGCCGGCGACTCGCTCGCGGCGCTGGGTATCCCCGACCCCGGCATCCTCACCACCGCCGGGTACCCGTTCCTGCGCGGCGTCGGCTGGCTGCTCGTCGCCCTGTCGGTGGGTAGCTTCCTCACCAGCGCCTTCTTCATTTCGCCCGCCTCGGACGACCTCCCGCACGCGCGGCTGACGGTCGACGGCGTGCTCGCGGCCCGCACAGGCTCCCTAGCGGCGCTGGGGTTCGGCCTCATCGAGCTGCTCATGGTTCCGATGGCGCTTTCCGACGTCTCCGGCCAGCCCCTATCCGAGGCCCTCAAGCCTTCGTCCTGGTCGATCGCGATCGGGCAGGTGTCCGCGGCCCAGGCGGCGCTCGCCTCGGCGATCATCGCCCTCGTGTTTGGCCTCGTCTCGCTCGGGCTGCGTTCGTGGATGTGGCAGCCGGTCTGGCTCGTCTTCGCGATCCTGCAGGTGGCGCCCCTGGGGCTCGAGGGGCACTCCGCCTCCGGCGGCGACCACGACTACGGCACCAACTCGCTGCTGCTGCACCTGCTGTTCGCCTTCCTGTGGGTGGGCGGGCTCATCGGGCTCATCGCGCACGGGCGCAGGCTCGGCCCCAACCTCGCGGTCGGCGTGCGCCGCTACTCGACGCTGGCGCTGGTGAGCATCATCGCCATGGCGCTCACCGGCATCATCAACGCCGCCATCCGCGTGCGCGTGGAGGACCTGTTCACCGTCGCCTACGGCCGGGTCATCGTGGCCAAGTTCCTGCTCACCGTCCTGCTCGGCGTGTTCGGCTTCGCTCACCGCCAGCGCACAATTCCGCAGCTGGAAAAGAAGCCGAGGCTGTTCATCCGCGTTGCGGTGGTGGAGGTCATCGTCATGGCGGCGACCATGGGTGTCGCCGTCTCGCTGGGCCGCACGCCGCCGCCCCCGCCGCGGGACATCACGCTCTCGCAGATGGTCCTCGACATGGGCTACGAGGTGACCAAGGCCCCGACCGTCACCAGCGTGTGGACGGTGTGGCGCTACGACCTCATGTTCACCACCTTCGGCATCGTGCTCACCGGCCTGTACCTGTGGGGGCTGTACCGCCTGCGTGAGCAGGGCAAGTCGTGGCCGTGGTGGCGCACCTTCTGGTTCCTGCTCGGCTCCGTAGGGCTTGCGGTGTCCATGAGCTCCGGCGTGGGCCTGTACATGCCCGCGCAGTTCTCCATGCACATGGTCACCCACATGGTGCTGTCCATGGTCATCCCGGTCTTCCTCGTCATCGGCGCGCCGCTGACCTTGGCCCTGGAGACGATCGCGCCGGGTGAGCCGGGCAAGCCTGGCATGCGGGAGTGGATCGAGGCGTTCCTGCACTCGAAGTCGCTGCGGTTCATCATGCACCCGGCGGCGAACACCATCCAGTTCATCACCATCTTCTACCTGCTCTACATCACCCCGTGGTACAGCCTCATGGTCTCCGAGCACGCGGGTCACCTCATCATGAACTGGGTGTTCCTCACCTCCGGCTACATCTACTACTGGGAGATGATCGGCGGCGACCCGAAGCCGGTGGAGAACTCCGTGATGAAGCGGCTCGCGTGGTTGGTGTTCTCCATGCCCTTCCACCTCTACTTCGGCGTGTACCTGATGCAGCTGTCGCAGATCCTCGCCGAGGACTTCTACTCGAACCTGAACCTGCCGTACCCGGTGGACCTCATGCACGACCAGAACGTCGGCGGCGGCATCGCGTGGGCGTCGGGCTCGTTCCCGCTCATCGTGGTCTTCGGCACGCTGTTCCTGCAGTGGCTGAAGGAGGACAAGGAGGAGATCGAGGAGTTCGATCGCCGCGAGGAGGAAACCGGCATCGACGAGATGGACGCCTACAACGAGATGCTCGCGCGGATGAACTCCGGCGAGATGGACAACGTTTCTGAATACCACAATCAGAGGTTCGAGCGCTAG
- a CDS encoding single-stranded DNA-binding protein codes for MHAQTTIIGHLADDPVLTKTTSGNFVCRLRVASSRRVRKQPDRQAVEQGRSNLEQSGYSPGGAAESTRPGSANDGWVDQDLLFIDVECWGQLAINAKKSLQKGRPIMASGYLYTNTWVDEKDGKEQIRSVTRLKASALGLELSRYVAGSRKSVPNDEVTIDGTETPDPTGVDDSIINRDYSNRPPAEPSQEEGEHTEHAEHTEHTGHADPSLTAVAC; via the coding sequence ATGCACGCTCAGACCACCATCATCGGCCACCTCGCCGACGACCCCGTCCTCACCAAGACCACCTCCGGCAACTTCGTGTGCCGCCTGCGCGTGGCCTCCTCGCGCCGGGTGCGCAAGCAGCCCGACCGCCAGGCCGTGGAGCAGGGGCGCAGCAACCTCGAGCAGTCCGGCTACTCCCCGGGCGGGGCCGCCGAGTCCACCCGACCCGGCAGCGCCAACGACGGCTGGGTAGACCAGGACCTGCTGTTCATTGACGTCGAGTGCTGGGGACAGCTAGCCATCAACGCCAAGAAGTCCCTGCAGAAGGGCCGCCCCATCATGGCCAGCGGCTACCTCTACACCAACACCTGGGTGGACGAGAAGGACGGCAAGGAGCAGATCCGCTCGGTGACCCGGCTGAAGGCCAGCGCGCTCGGGCTCGAGCTCTCGCGCTACGTTGCGGGATCGCGCAAGTCGGTCCCCAACGACGAGGTGACCATCGACGGCACGGAGACGCCGGACCCCACCGGCGTGGACGATTCGATCATCAACCGCGACTACAGCAACCGCCCGCCCGCTGAGCCTTCGCAGGAGGAGGGTGAGCACACCGAGCACGCTGAGCATACCGAGCACACCGGGCACGCAGACCCGTCCCTGACGGCCGTGGCCTGCTAG
- a CDS encoding DMT family transporter: MAWVLLGVLAGFMVPWQTVANNRLRLSTGTPYSASLVSFSVGTAGLVAVCLVLGLLSDATLAISLPKWMWLGGAFGVVALTGNILLFPRLGAVETVVLPIAGQILIGLVIDQFGWFHAPVQHLTLIRGLGAAVVMAGVLACVGRPSEAQAPRGAWGWRAAGIVFGALIACQAAVNGQLGKALGSPIPAALISFAVGTALLLVVNAALRWRPRAERIDERPNPWWMWLGGFIGATYVLVNAALAPLIGTGLTVMAGLAGLMAGSLLVDRIFGRGTRLAQVVGVLLILGGVAAMRLI; this comes from the coding sequence GTGGCCTGGGTCCTCCTCGGCGTGCTCGCCGGGTTCATGGTCCCGTGGCAGACCGTCGCCAACAACCGCCTGCGTCTTTCCACCGGCACGCCCTACTCCGCCTCGCTCGTATCTTTTTCCGTGGGCACCGCGGGGCTCGTTGCGGTCTGCCTCGTTCTCGGTTTGCTTTCCGACGCTACGCTGGCCATCTCCCTGCCCAAGTGGATGTGGCTGGGCGGGGCCTTCGGCGTGGTGGCGCTGACGGGCAACATCCTGCTCTTCCCGCGGCTCGGCGCCGTGGAGACCGTCGTCTTGCCCATCGCGGGCCAGATCCTCATAGGGCTGGTTATCGACCAGTTCGGGTGGTTTCACGCGCCGGTGCAGCACCTGACGCTCATCCGCGGGCTGGGTGCCGCGGTGGTCATGGCGGGCGTGCTCGCCTGCGTCGGCCGCCCCTCCGAGGCCCAGGCGCCCCGCGGGGCGTGGGGCTGGCGGGCGGCGGGCATCGTCTTCGGCGCGCTCATCGCCTGCCAGGCCGCGGTCAACGGCCAGCTCGGAAAGGCGCTCGGCTCGCCGATCCCGGCGGCGCTCATCTCCTTCGCGGTGGGCACGGCGCTGCTGCTTGTGGTCAACGCGGCCCTGCGCTGGCGCCCGCGCGCAGAGCGCATCGACGAACGCCCAAACCCGTGGTGGATGTGGCTCGGCGGCTTCATCGGCGCGACCTACGTGCTGGTCAACGCCGCGCTCGCCCCGCTCATCGGCACGGGGCTGACCGTCATGGCGGGCCTGGCGGGGCTCATGGCCGGGTCGCTGCTCGTCGACCGGATCTTCGGCCGCGGCACCCGCCTGGCCCAGGTGGTCGGCGTCCTGCTCATCCTGGGCGGCGTGGCCGCCATGCGGCTGATCTAG
- a CDS encoding globin — protein sequence MTNHSLGEPQDPQLAQQTFYEAVGGEDTFREVVHRFYQQVQKDDLIGPMYPADDWDGAEDRLRWFLSQYWGGPQTFSENRGHPRLRMRHARLLIGEAEAQRWLEMMDKAIAEIDEQRLPLAHRAAMREHMQRVAYMLINKA from the coding sequence ATGACCAACCATTCCCTCGGCGAGCCGCAGGACCCGCAGCTCGCCCAGCAGACCTTCTACGAGGCGGTCGGCGGCGAGGACACCTTCCGCGAGGTCGTCCACCGCTTCTACCAGCAGGTTCAAAAGGACGATCTCATCGGCCCCATGTACCCGGCCGACGACTGGGACGGCGCCGAGGATCGCCTCCGGTGGTTCCTGTCCCAGTACTGGGGCGGCCCGCAGACGTTCTCCGAGAACCGCGGCCACCCGCGCCTGCGCATGCGCCACGCCCGCCTCCTCATCGGCGAGGCGGAGGCGCAGCGCTGGCTGGAGATGATGGACAAGGCCATCGCCGAGATCGACGAGCAGCGCCTACCGCTGGCCCACCGCGCCGCGATGCGCGAGCACATGCAGCGGGTGGCCTACATGCTCATCAACAAGGCCTAG
- a CDS encoding acyl-CoA thioesterase — protein MVAEENRNVHITKVPCRWSDFDRFGHITNPAYIELAQEARQIMAHEEFVERGVEAAPVFVRKIEVDYLRPIMPDTFAVIVETQVVEVGRTSFTTRQEIKDLNGTTCAIVEAVQVVIDLKTARPRAINDAELKILTRVADSAK, from the coding sequence ATCGTGGCCGAAGAAAATCGCAACGTACACATCACCAAGGTCCCGTGCCGCTGGTCCGACTTTGACCGGTTCGGTCACATTACCAACCCCGCCTACATCGAGCTGGCTCAGGAGGCCCGCCAGATCATGGCCCACGAGGAGTTCGTCGAGCGCGGCGTCGAGGCGGCCCCGGTGTTTGTACGCAAGATCGAGGTGGACTACCTGCGCCCGATCATGCCGGACACCTTCGCGGTGATCGTGGAGACGCAGGTCGTCGAGGTCGGCCGCACCTCGTTTACCACCCGCCAGGAGATCAAGGACCTCAACGGCACCACCTGCGCGATCGTCGAGGCGGTCCAGGTGGTCATCGACCTCAAGACGGCGCGCCCGCGCGCGATCAACGACGCCGAGCTGAAGATCCTGACCCGCGTCGCAGACTCCGCCAAGTAG
- a CDS encoding DedA family protein gives MISMGLLTAFMDSGNLLQQFGQYVVMGLAVVIFIESGVLFPFLPGDSLLVTAAIIRSDLGINVAALLAIAITAAFLGDQVGFWLGRRFGRRLFKDDARILKTKHLVAAEEFFAKHGPAALVLGRFVPIVRTYVPFAAGTAEMPYRKFLTWNVTGAIGWVVTMVMVGVLLGDIPGVATSIDKIMIIIVAISVLPMAFGWLKNRRSSKGEVTAAPVAELEPVNSTVA, from the coding sequence ATGATCAGCATGGGTCTTTTGACCGCCTTCATGGACTCAGGAAACCTCCTGCAGCAGTTCGGCCAGTACGTCGTCATGGGGCTGGCCGTCGTGATCTTCATCGAGTCCGGCGTCCTGTTCCCGTTCCTCCCCGGCGACTCGCTGCTCGTGACCGCGGCGATCATCCGCTCGGACCTCGGCATCAACGTCGCGGCTCTCCTGGCCATCGCCATCACTGCAGCCTTCCTTGGCGACCAGGTGGGCTTCTGGCTGGGCCGCCGCTTCGGCCGCCGCTTGTTCAAAGATGATGCCCGGATTCTTAAGACCAAGCACCTAGTCGCCGCCGAGGAGTTCTTCGCCAAGCACGGCCCGGCCGCGCTGGTGCTCGGCCGCTTCGTCCCGATCGTGCGCACCTACGTCCCCTTCGCCGCTGGCACCGCCGAGATGCCGTACCGCAAGTTCCTCACCTGGAACGTCACGGGCGCGATCGGTTGGGTGGTCACGATGGTGATGGTCGGCGTGCTGCTCGGCGACATCCCGGGCGTTGCCACCTCCATCGACAAGATCATGATCATCATCGTGGCCATCTCCGTCCTGCCGATGGCCTTCGGCTGGCTGAAGAATCGCCGCTCGTCGAAAGGCGAGGTGACCGCCGCTCCGGTCGCCGAGCTCGAGCCGGTGAACTCGACCGTCGCCTAA
- the ettA gene encoding energy-dependent translational throttle protein EttA translates to MGEFIYTMKNVRKAIGDKVILDNVTMAFYPGAKIGVVGPNGAGKSSILKIMAGLDQPSNGEAFLDPGATVGILLQEPPLNEEKTVRGNVEEGLGGIFEKKQRFEEIAEEMATNYTDELMEEMGKLQEELDAADAWEIDSKIEQAMEALRCPPSDEPVSHLSGGERRRVALAKLLLSEPDLLLLDEPTNHLDAESVQWLEKHLQTYKGAVLAVTHDRYFLDHVAQWICEVDRGKLYPYEGNYSTYLETKAARLEVAGKKDQKLQKRLKEELAWVRSGAKARQAKNKARLARYEEMAAEAEQYKKLDFEEIQIPTPPRLGNQVVEVNNLTKGFDGRVLIKDLSFTLPRNGIVGVIGPNGVGKSTLFKTIVGLEQPDSGEVKIGQTVKLSYVDQNRENIDPEKTVWEVVSDGLDYIVVGQNEMPSRAYLSAFGFKGPDQQKPSKVLSGGERNRLNLALTLKQGGNLILLDEPTNDLDVETLGSLENALQKFPGCAVVISHDRWFLDRTCTHILAWEGNVAEGQWFWFEGNFEDYEKNKVERLGADAARPSRVTHRKLTR, encoded by the coding sequence GTGGGCGAATTCATCTACACGATGAAAAACGTGCGCAAGGCCATCGGCGACAAGGTCATCCTCGACAACGTCACCATGGCCTTCTACCCCGGCGCCAAGATCGGCGTCGTCGGCCCGAACGGTGCCGGTAAGTCCTCCATCCTGAAGATCATGGCGGGCCTCGACCAGCCCTCCAACGGCGAGGCCTTCCTCGATCCGGGTGCCACCGTCGGCATCCTCCTGCAGGAGCCGCCGCTGAACGAGGAGAAGACGGTTCGCGGCAACGTGGAGGAGGGTCTGGGCGGCATCTTCGAGAAGAAGCAGCGCTTCGAGGAGATCGCCGAGGAGATGGCCACCAACTACACCGACGAGCTCATGGAGGAGATGGGCAAGCTCCAAGAGGAGCTCGACGCCGCCGACGCCTGGGAGATCGATTCCAAGATCGAGCAGGCCATGGAGGCGCTGCGGTGCCCGCCGTCCGACGAGCCGGTCTCCCACCTCTCCGGTGGTGAGCGCCGCCGCGTGGCGCTGGCCAAGCTGCTGCTGTCCGAGCCGGACCTGCTGCTGCTCGACGAGCCCACCAACCACCTCGACGCCGAGAGCGTGCAGTGGCTGGAGAAGCACCTGCAGACCTACAAGGGTGCGGTGCTGGCCGTCACCCACGACCGCTACTTCCTCGACCACGTCGCACAGTGGATCTGTGAGGTCGACCGCGGCAAGCTCTACCCCTACGAGGGCAACTACTCCACCTACCTCGAGACCAAGGCCGCCCGCCTCGAGGTCGCCGGCAAGAAGGACCAGAAGCTGCAGAAGCGCCTGAAGGAAGAGCTCGCCTGGGTTCGCTCCGGCGCGAAGGCCCGCCAGGCCAAGAACAAGGCCCGTCTGGCCCGCTACGAGGAGATGGCCGCGGAGGCCGAGCAGTACAAGAAGCTAGACTTCGAGGAGATCCAGATCCCGACCCCGCCGCGCCTGGGCAACCAGGTCGTGGAGGTCAACAACCTCACCAAGGGCTTCGACGGCCGCGTCCTCATCAAGGACCTCTCCTTCACCCTGCCGCGCAACGGCATCGTGGGTGTTATCGGCCCGAACGGCGTGGGCAAGTCCACCCTGTTCAAGACCATCGTGGGCCTGGAACAGCCGGACTCCGGCGAGGTGAAGATCGGCCAGACCGTCAAGCTCAGCTACGTCGACCAGAACCGCGAGAACATCGACCCGGAGAAGACCGTGTGGGAGGTCGTCTCCGACGGCCTCGACTACATCGTCGTCGGCCAGAACGAGATGCCCTCGCGCGCATACCTGTCCGCGTTCGGCTTCAAGGGCCCGGACCAGCAGAAGCCGTCGAAGGTCCTCTCCGGCGGTGAGCGCAACCGACTGAACCTCGCGCTGACCCTCAAGCAGGGCGGCAACCTGATCCTGCTCGACGAGCCGACCAACGACCTCGACGTCGAGACCCTCGGCTCGCTGGAGAACGCGCTGCAGAAGTTCCCGGGCTGCGCCGTCGTGATCTCCCACGACCGCTGGTTCCTAGACCGCACCTGTACCCACATCCTCGCCTGGGAGGGCAACGTCGCCGAAGGCCAGTGGTTCTGGTTCGAGGGCAACTTCGAGGACTACGAGAAGAACAAGGTCGAGCGCCTCGGCGCCGACGCCGCGCGCCCCTCGCGCGTGACCCACCGCAAGCTGACCCGCTAG
- the ald gene encoding alanine dehydrogenase, whose protein sequence is MRIGIPAEIMNQEGRVSASPQAVASLLHDGHTVLVQRGAGAHSSFTDADYEAAGAVLGTAEEAWACELVVKVKEPQPEEYRFLRRDLILFTYLHLAASPELARALMEAGTTAIAYETVTDAMGGLPLLTPMSQVAGRLAVLAGAHHLQSTQGGRGVLLSGIPGTPPGKVVVIGGGHVGASAVAMAAGLRAEVTVLDISARVLERFDDVYQGRVRTVLSDPAALAAELADADLVIGAVLVAGAKAPVLVSDAMVATMRPGSVLVDVAIDQGGCFESSRKTSYSDPTFTVGETVFYCVPNMPGAVAHTSTRALSAATSPYVRATANLGVDGAIEQYPGLAGGINVRDGEIVNAAVARALG, encoded by the coding sequence ATGCGCATCGGAATCCCCGCAGAGATCATGAACCAGGAAGGCCGCGTCTCGGCCTCCCCGCAGGCGGTTGCTTCGCTGCTTCACGACGGCCATACGGTGCTCGTCCAACGCGGCGCGGGAGCCCACAGCTCGTTCACCGACGCCGACTACGAGGCCGCCGGAGCGGTGCTGGGCACCGCCGAGGAGGCCTGGGCCTGCGAGCTCGTGGTCAAGGTCAAGGAGCCGCAGCCGGAGGAGTACCGCTTCCTGCGCCGCGACCTCATCCTGTTTACCTACCTGCACCTGGCGGCCAGCCCGGAGCTGGCCCGTGCGCTCATGGAGGCGGGTACCACGGCGATCGCCTACGAGACGGTCACCGACGCCATGGGCGGCCTCCCACTGTTGACGCCCATGAGCCAGGTCGCAGGCCGGCTCGCGGTGTTGGCGGGCGCCCACCACCTGCAGTCCACCCAGGGCGGGCGCGGCGTGCTGCTCTCGGGCATCCCGGGCACCCCGCCGGGCAAGGTGGTGGTCATCGGCGGCGGGCACGTCGGCGCCTCGGCGGTGGCGATGGCCGCGGGCCTGCGCGCGGAGGTCACGGTCCTCGACATCAGCGCGCGGGTGCTCGAGCGCTTCGACGACGTCTACCAGGGCCGCGTGCGCACCGTCCTGTCCGACCCGGCGGCGCTCGCGGCGGAGCTAGCCGACGCCGACCTCGTCATCGGCGCGGTGCTCGTGGCGGGCGCGAAGGCACCGGTGCTGGTCAGCGACGCGATGGTGGCGACGATGCGCCCGGGGTCGGTGCTCGTGGACGTGGCCATCGACCAGGGAGGCTGCTTCGAGTCCTCGCGCAAGACCAGCTACTCCGACCCGACCTTCACCGTGGGGGAGACGGTGTTCTACTGCGTGCCCAACATGCCAGGCGCGGTGGCGCACACCTCGACGAGGGCGCTGAGCGCGGCGACGAGCCCGTACGTGCGCGCGACCGCCAACCTCGGCGTCGACGGCGCGATCGAGCAGTACCCGGGCCTTGCCGGGGGCATCAACGTCCGCGACGGCGAGATCGTCAACGCGGCCGTCGCCAGGGCGCTCGGCTAG
- a CDS encoding response regulator transcription factor, with product MDPLLYLEDDLRLGEVTRDILSMHWDVTWVVSLAQAKPQLEKNMFAVCIFDRMLPDGDATELIAWMRARRDATPVLLLTALGQVSDRVSGLDSGANDYLVKPFDFEELEARLRALTRDYSGKDQGIEIGSWVLYPDHSCLESPYTGRIMLTAKENALMTVLAREPNRVFSREQLLGAVFDHGDSLSTVDTYVHYVRRKADRDLIQTVRGAGYQLGTPA from the coding sequence ATGGACCCGCTGCTCTACCTCGAGGACGACCTGCGCTTGGGAGAGGTCACCCGCGACATCTTGTCCATGCATTGGGACGTCACGTGGGTGGTCTCGCTGGCGCAGGCCAAGCCCCAGCTGGAAAAGAACATGTTCGCCGTGTGCATCTTCGACCGCATGCTTCCCGACGGCGACGCCACCGAGCTCATCGCCTGGATGCGCGCCCGGCGCGACGCCACCCCAGTGCTGCTGCTCACCGCGCTCGGCCAGGTCTCCGACCGCGTCAGCGGCCTCGACTCCGGCGCCAACGACTACCTCGTCAAGCCCTTCGACTTCGAGGAGCTGGAGGCGCGGCTTCGCGCGCTCACCCGCGACTACTCCGGCAAGGATCAGGGCATAGAAATAGGCAGCTGGGTCCTGTATCCGGACCACAGCTGCCTCGAGTCGCCCTACACGGGAAGGATCATGCTCACCGCCAAGGAGAACGCCCTCATGACCGTGCTCGCGCGCGAGCCCAACCGGGTGTTTAGCCGCGAGCAGTTACTGGGGGCTGTGTTTGATCATGGAGATTCTCTGTCGACGGTAGATACGTACGTTCACTACGTCCGTCGGAAAGCTGACCGCGATCTGATCCAAACCGTTCGGGGAGCAGGCTACCAACTCGGCACGCCAGCTTAG
- a CDS encoding sensor histidine kinase: protein MQNRDADQELFRQSAKRFAIRMGLVSAGMVFAGAAMFFSALWWKATFGSSKPDAPRHVTISFEPVDLFISVAMLGAGAIVLASAAAFYFARQATQPLAEAMERQKNFIADASHELRTPLAVMHARVQQLQALSAGNEKIAPVAKELRRDTQDMVDIVNDLLEIASTTTDLDATASLSGALADLEHNQSLIATQRGISLAIPARDADTRISMSEVSLHRCLNALVGNALSHTPTGGHVALHLEETDKEVTVRITDDGPGITGIEPSRVFDRFASGTPGRDQSHGIGLALVKDAVHRFGGTVGVENTGPKGTTFALTLKKAD from the coding sequence GTGCAGAATCGAGACGCAGACCAAGAGCTTTTCCGCCAGAGCGCCAAGCGCTTTGCCATCCGCATGGGGCTGGTGTCGGCGGGGATGGTCTTCGCCGGCGCCGCCATGTTTTTCAGCGCCCTGTGGTGGAAGGCGACCTTCGGCAGCTCGAAGCCGGACGCGCCCCGGCATGTGACCATCTCTTTCGAGCCCGTCGACCTGTTCATCTCCGTAGCCATGCTCGGCGCGGGCGCCATCGTCTTGGCCTCGGCCGCGGCATTCTACTTCGCCCGCCAGGCCACGCAGCCGCTGGCCGAGGCGATGGAGCGCCAGAAGAACTTCATCGCGGATGCCTCCCACGAGCTGCGCACTCCCCTTGCGGTCATGCACGCCCGCGTCCAGCAGCTTCAGGCGCTGTCCGCGGGGAATGAGAAGATCGCGCCGGTGGCCAAGGAGCTGCGCCGGGACACCCAGGACATGGTGGACATCGTCAACGACCTCCTCGAGATCGCCTCCACCACCACCGACCTCGACGCCACGGCCTCGCTGTCGGGCGCCCTCGCCGATCTCGAGCACAACCAGTCGCTCATCGCCACCCAACGCGGCATTAGCCTCGCCATCCCCGCGCGCGACGCCGACACCCGGATCAGCATGTCCGAGGTGTCGCTGCACCGCTGCCTCAACGCGCTGGTGGGCAACGCCTTAAGCCACACCCCCACCGGCGGGCACGTCGCACTTCACCTCGAGGAAACCGACAAGGAGGTCACCGTCCGCATCACCGACGACGGCCCCGGCATCACCGGCATCGAACCCTCCCGCGTCTTCGACCGCTTCGCCAGCGGCACGCCCGGCCGCGACCAGTCCCACGGCATCGGGCTGGCGCTGGTCAAGGACGCCGTCCACCGCTTCGGCGGTACGGTGGGTGTGGAAAATACCGGGCCCAAGGGAACCACCTTCGCCCTCACGCTCAAGAAGGCCGACTAG
- the chrA gene encoding chromate efflux transporter has translation MNDQPTRGRLGEVAASFGMLGITSFGGPTAHIGYFREEFVTRRKWLDERAFTDLVALCQLLPGPASSQVGMALGFQRAGFAGMGLAWLFFTAPSALALALFALGVGAGWQGSGALAGLLAAAVGVVAHAVYSMFRGVRLTALTASLMAAALVACVALPSAFTQIAVIALAAAAGFLFARPELPPSDGSRLRDPGAAVAATAGAALVLGVLGALFVIAFHGSWSWPLIRFADYFYAGSLVFGGGHVVLPMLQPLVTGAGGIPTELFLNGYSAAQAVPGPLFTFSAYLGAVEHGWPGAVLATAAMFLPAALLTVVGLHSYSRLAHSVAFRRCLTGINAAVVGILAAAWCTPVFTHGVWLASRPVAAAAIAIGCFAALAFWKRPPWQITVAAALLGWLVL, from the coding sequence ATGAACGACCAACCCACCCGCGGGAGGCTAGGAGAAGTAGCGGCCAGCTTCGGGATGCTGGGGATCACCTCCTTCGGCGGGCCCACCGCGCACATCGGCTACTTCCGCGAGGAATTCGTCACCCGCCGGAAGTGGCTGGACGAGCGCGCGTTCACCGACCTCGTCGCCCTGTGCCAGCTCCTGCCCGGGCCCGCCTCGAGCCAGGTGGGCATGGCGCTGGGGTTTCAGCGCGCGGGGTTTGCCGGAATGGGGCTGGCGTGGCTGTTCTTCACTGCGCCCTCGGCGCTCGCGCTCGCGCTGTTCGCGCTCGGAGTGGGGGCCGGGTGGCAGGGCTCCGGCGCGCTCGCGGGGCTGCTGGCGGCGGCGGTGGGCGTGGTCGCCCACGCGGTCTACTCGATGTTTCGCGGCGTGCGGCTCACCGCGCTCACCGCATCCTTGATGGCGGCGGCGCTTGTCGCGTGCGTCGCCCTCCCCAGCGCGTTCACGCAGATCGCGGTCATCGCGCTCGCCGCCGCCGCGGGTTTCCTGTTCGCCCGCCCGGAGCTGCCGCCCTCGGACGGCTCGAGGCTGCGCGATCCGGGTGCGGCCGTGGCGGCCACAGCGGGCGCGGCGCTCGTCCTCGGGGTGCTGGGGGCGCTGTTCGTCATCGCCTTTCACGGCTCGTGGTCGTGGCCGCTTATCCGGTTCGCCGACTACTTCTACGCGGGCTCGCTCGTCTTCGGCGGCGGACACGTGGTGCTGCCGATGCTCCAGCCGCTGGTCACCGGCGCGGGCGGCATCCCGACCGAGCTGTTCCTCAACGGCTACAGCGCCGCCCAGGCGGTGCCCGGCCCGCTGTTTACCTTCTCCGCCTACCTGGGCGCCGTCGAGCACGGCTGGCCCGGCGCGGTGCTCGCGACGGCGGCGATGTTCCTGCCCGCCGCGCTGCTCACGGTCGTCGGCCTGCATTCCTATTCGCGGCTTGCACACAGCGTCGCTTTCCGACGCTGCCTGACGGGAATCAACGCCGCGGTCGTGGGAATCCTCGCGGCGGCCTGGTGCACACCCGTGTTCACCCACGGGGTCTGGCTGGCCTCGCGGCCGGTCGCGGCGGCGGCCATCGCTATCGGGTGCTTCGCGGCGCTAGCCTTTTGGAAGCGCCCGCCGTGGCAGATCACCGTGGCCGCGGCGCTCCTCGGGTGGCTCGTGCTCTAG